One Halalkalicoccus sp. NIPERK01 genomic region harbors:
- a CDS encoding carbon-nitrogen hydrolase family protein yields MTGPIVAACQTVVDDGDVDANLDRLADRVAALPTAVKVAVFPEYSLSEFVPDRIGTCALARDDAIGRVHEIARRADCALVVGFVERADDAFYNATAYVRPEDAGRIVVYRKRHLWSGERAVLSPGDDRVVVETPAGPTGLLTCYDLNFVEESAALARRDVRALFVPGAWPTAHVENWRLLLRARALDGVRWVVGAGRTGRGSTTYAGNSAVVSPDGRVLTSLGREEADCLATLDPSVFAHHRGIVFPNGASIDGKRETKF; encoded by the coding sequence ATGACCGGCCCGATCGTCGCCGCCTGCCAGACCGTCGTCGACGACGGCGATGTCGACGCGAACCTCGACCGACTCGCCGATCGGGTCGCCGCCCTGCCTACCGCCGTGAAGGTGGCGGTGTTCCCCGAGTACTCGCTTTCGGAGTTCGTCCCCGACCGGATCGGGACGTGTGCGCTCGCCCGCGACGACGCCATCGGGCGCGTGCACGAGATCGCCCGGCGGGCCGATTGCGCGCTGGTCGTCGGGTTCGTCGAGCGTGCGGACGACGCCTTCTACAACGCCACCGCATACGTTCGGCCGGAGGATGCCGGGCGGATCGTCGTCTACAGGAAACGCCACCTCTGGAGCGGCGAGCGGGCCGTCCTCTCGCCGGGCGACGACCGAGTCGTCGTCGAGACGCCGGCCGGTCCGACCGGTCTGCTCACGTGTTACGACCTCAACTTCGTCGAGGAGAGCGCGGCGCTGGCTCGACGGGACGTTCGGGCGCTGTTCGTTCCCGGCGCGTGGCCGACCGCTCACGTCGAGAACTGGCGACTCCTCCTGCGAGCACGCGCGCTCGACGGCGTCCGCTGGGTCGTCGGTGCGGGCCGAACCGGACGGGGATCGACGACGTACGCCGGCAACTCCGCCGTCGTCTCCCCGGACGGGAGGGTTCTCACGTCGCTCGGGCGGGAGGAAGCCGACTGTCTCGCAACGCTCGATCCGTCGGTGTTCGCTCACCACCGGGGGATCGTCTTTCCGAATGGTGCGTCGATTGATGGCAAAAGGGAAACAAAATTTTAG